A stretch of DNA from Methanoplanus endosymbiosus:
GGGACCGGCTCTTTGTGCCTTTTGAGGCAGTAAGGGACATCAGAGACTACATCGTTGTTGACAGATATCTCTCAAAACAATGATGGAAAATATTTTTTAACACCTTCAACAAAACCATCCCCGTATTTTCTGCTGCTGATCCAGTCTGCAGCTTCTCCGGCATTGCTGTCGCCCCCGGCAACTGCAACACCTATGCCGGCTTTTTTAAGCATATCAACATCATTGTGGGAATCCCCGAACGCCACAAAATCAGAGACCTTAAGGCCCATCTCATCTGCAACATAAGAAAACGCATTGCCCTTTCCCGAATTAGCAGACTGAATATGAACTGCAAAACCTGAATCAAGAATAACTACAGGCATATCAGATACAATCTCACGGACTTCATCAGGACTGACATTTCTGGCAAAGGCAACATCTGCAAACCGGTATTCCGGGCTGTACAGATTAAGCTCAATTCCCTTATCAGCATAATAACTCTCAACGCGGCGAAATGCCTCATTGCAGATCTTTTTGTCGCCCGGAATTTTAATCTCACCGTCATATTTCATCCTGTAAACACCACCGTTTTCACAGATTACTGTGCCGTCAGTGCCAAGCATCTTACATAGAAATGTCAGTGAGCAGAGAGTGTTCCCGCTGGCTATCACCACCGGAATATTATTGTCAAAAAGAGTTCTTATTGCTGATACGGCAGCAAGATTTATCCTCCTGCTTTTATCAGTGATTGTGCCGTCAACATCAGTAATAATTGCTTTAGGAAAAAAATTGGAATTATTCTGCATCTGTTATTAGGTTAACACTCATGCAGATTTAAGGCCTGTCATCTCCACAGAGAATGCAGCCTCGCCGTCCGGAAGATCAGGACTGTCCACAAGTTTTGCAACCCTCTTGCCACCCTTGCTCTTTCTTAAGTATAATCTGTATTTGGAGGCATGACCTACAATATTACCGCCTGTCGGCTTTGTAGGGTCACCAAAGAATACTGCCGGATTTGACTGCACCTGATTGGTTACAAGCACAACAGCATTGAACTCCTTTGCAAGTTTTGCAAGGTCATACATATGCTTGTTCAGTTTCTGCTGCCTGACAGAGAGAGTGCCCCTTCCGGCATACTCTGCACGGAAATGTGCCATCAGGGAATCAACCACAATCAGCCTGACTGGTTTGTCCGTATCCTTCAGTTCATTTCCAAGCTCCCTTACACTCTCAGTGAGGAGCATCTGATGATCTGATGTAAATGCCTCTGCTACGTGGATATGTTCAAGGAAATCCTCTACAGGAGGAACTTCAACATCCAGCTCAAGACCTTCCACCATCTGCCTTATTCTCTCAGGTCTGAATGTATTTTCAGTGTCAATGTAGATGACTGAACCGTCAAGCCCTCCGGCCTCCAGAGGAAGCTGGGCATTTACCGCAAGCTGATGTGAGATCTGACTCTTACCTGAACCAAATTCACCATAGCATTCACTGATAGACATCGTCTCAAACCCGCCTGCTAAAAGGTCATCAAATTCAGGCACAAGAGTTGAAAGTTTTCTGACCTTCTTTCTCTCCTCAAGAACAATAGTTCCGGTCTTAAAGCCCCCAATATCAGCCATCTTTCTGGCTTCCTTGATGAGCTTCTTTGCAGTTGACTCACCAATCTCTGCCGCCTCTGCAAGGTCGGCATATGATGCAGTTGCAATTCCCTCTATTGTGCTGTACCCCGATTCCCTTAATTTATCTGCTGTTGTCGGGCCGACACCAGGCAGATCCTCAATATCCAGTTCTGACATCTAAATTACCTCGGATGATTCTATACAAAATAATATGATCAGGATCTATTTAGAAGGGATACCGCGCAGGGTGAAAGTAAAACAAATCAACCATTGACGTTCCTTTGTGATTCAGAGAGCAGATTCACAATATCACTACAAATATTATTCTTAGATAATGCATTTATTCTGAAATTATCAACATCAATTCTCATACCATACAGGCTGCCCGAAACTTCTGCAGGCATGCCATTGCACAGCCCATCAGTCCTGCCGGACAATACATAGCAGAGAGACCCGTTCTCAATTATAAGCCCGGATGCTGTTTCAATAACCACACCATAAAATGAGATTTTTTCCCTGCCTGTGCAATAGCGGGATGTGACCACCCGCAGAAGAGAGTTCACGCCCGCATGTATCTCACACCCGCCGCAGGAATTATACATGGAATTGTTATTATCCGGAATTTTGGCAAAACCATTTACTATCTCAATAATCTCCCCTTCTGACACCGGAATTTCTGCATTATCACCCCATAAGACAACATTCCGGCAGACGGGTTCACCAGACGCAGCAGAGATGAGATCAGGCACAGATGATACAGACGGCAGACCAGGCCCGCAGGACGAACATTCAGTGCAGTCACCCTGAGAGTCAGAAACAGAGCAGTGGGTAGAGTCAGCACTATCAGACTCATAATCGGCCACAACAAGATTTCTTACGCAGGAGACACTTCCATTCACAGAATAAAACTGATGCACCCTTCCCACAGAGAGAAGACGGCAGATAAAAGATGCAGAATGACCCGGTTTAGCCTGAGAAGGTGAGGAATAAGTGAAATCAGCAGGATTGTAAGCCGGAATAAGAGTGCTCTTCCTTCCGGCTGAAAATCTGAGATCGCCACTGGCAGACGGGATGCGGATTAAATATTCTGCCTTTGCAGAGGTCCCCTCAGAGATATCTTCCGGAAGAGAAAAGTCCCTGAAGGTTATGGTGAAGGTATCAGTTCCTCTGCCGCAGAAGAGTCTGAAGTATAAGGGGTTGTCTCCCTCACCGGAGATGTTACAGCCGGAATATTCACCGGTTATGCTGCCGCATTTCGTACTGTTCCGTTCTCCCCTGTGAAACTGGGAACTCCCGCCCCCTTTATGACGGTAATCTCTGTCAGATCCTTTATCTCCATAATGCCCGAATTTAATCCCAAGAATGACAAAATCAACGGAACTGCAAAGGATCTTCTTCTGCCCGTCCTCCCTGGGCGAAATATAAGCATCAGAGAGCCGGAGATCAACAGCATAGACCTCTCCGGATGACTTATACCTGCCGGCAACCTCAAGCACACTTCCGGCAGGGACTTCCATAACGGCAGATGCCATCTCATCCCTGAAATGTACGATAACCTCGCCTGTTTCATCACCACAAAGAAGCATGAGCCTTATATTAGGAAATTCCGGAGAAAACCGGGGATTAGGTTTCAAACCGGATTCAGAAAAACTCTTCCCGGCACGTCCGGAGAGATTCTGACGGAGACGGGATTTCTGCGCCTGTCTGTTTGAGTGATAACTCTCCGAGGAAGTATTAACATAACGCCCGCCACCGTCAGAATAGTTGAAACTCTGAGAATAACTGCTGAAGAGATGAGACTCTTCATCCTGACCGGAACTGCCAGGATATTCTGAACCGGAATTTAACTCATCCGGGAAATTAACAGAGGCTTCGCTC
This window harbors:
- a CDS encoding phosphoglycolate phosphatase → MQNNSNFFPKAIITDVDGTITDKSRRINLAAVSAIRTLFDNNIPVVIASGNTLCSLTFLCKMLGTDGTVICENGGVYRMKYDGEIKIPGDKKICNEAFRRVESYYADKGIELNLYSPEYRFADVAFARNVSPDEVREIVSDMPVVILDSGFAVHIQSANSGKGNAFSYVADEMGLKVSDFVAFGDSHNDVDMLKKAGIGVAVAGGDSNAGEAADWISSRKYGDGFVEGVKKYFPSLF
- the radA gene encoding DNA repair and recombination protein RadA; translation: MSELDIEDLPGVGPTTADKLRESGYSTIEGIATASYADLAEAAEIGESTAKKLIKEARKMADIGGFKTGTIVLEERKKVRKLSTLVPEFDDLLAGGFETMSISECYGEFGSGKSQISHQLAVNAQLPLEAGGLDGSVIYIDTENTFRPERIRQMVEGLELDVEVPPVEDFLEHIHVAEAFTSDHQMLLTESVRELGNELKDTDKPVRLIVVDSLMAHFRAEYAGRGTLSVRQQKLNKHMYDLAKLAKEFNAVVLVTNQVQSNPAVFFGDPTKPTGGNIVGHASKYRLYLRKSKGGKRVAKLVDSPDLPDGEAAFSVEMTGLKSA